GACAGGCTGGGGTCGATGGCCTTGAGCAGGGCATCGATCTCGCCGGCCAGGGCCGAGCTGTCACCGCTCATCAGGCCGTAGACCACCTTGTGCACTTCGCCTGCACGCCCTTCTTCCTTCAGGCTGTCGAGGCCCAGGTTGCTGAAGCTGACTTCCTGGCTGACCAGGTGGTAGTTGCTGCCCGCACCACCGGCGAGGGTGTCGCCCAGGGAGATGGTGTCCACCGAGCCCCACAGGGTATGGCTCGGGTTGCTGAACAGGGTGTAGTGCAGGTTGCCGTCGGCAACGAAGGCGGCGTCGCTGGCGGTGCTCTTGATCGCGTACTGGGTGCCGTCGAACGGGCCCGGGTTGAAGCCGCCGGTGTTGGTGCCATCGACCACTTCGCCTGGGCGGTGGTTGACGTCACCGAAGTAGGCCGACCAGTCAGTCAGGTATTGCGCAACAGTATTACCGCCGTAGGTAGCGCTGTAAGAGATCGAAATGCTCATGCAAAACTCCAATACATAGGTGGGTCATGGCCGCAGCACGCCAATGCCTGCTGCGGTTTTGCCCGGCAACGGGCAAAAGCGCTCAGAACTGATATTCCACGCTGCCCTGCAGGGTCCGGCCGCGGCCGAGGGTGAAGGCCAGGACATCGCCGAGGGGCACCAGGTAGGCGCGGTCGGTGACGTTTTCCATGGCCAGGCGCAGGGTCAAGTCTTCAGTGGCCCGGTAGCTGCCATACAGGTCGTAGACGGTGTAGGGCTTCCAGTCGGCCGGGTAGACGCCGGTCTGGCTCACGGTGCCGGTGGCGGAACCGGCGATCGAGTAGCCGGCGCTGTAGCGGGCCCGGGCACCGATATCCAGCTTGCGTTCGAAAAAGCGCGCGCCCAGGGTCAGGGTGCCGCGGTCCATGGGCATGTGTTCGGCCGAGCCGAGGATCGCGGCATTGCAGCGGCTGGCCTGGTTGGCGGCCTCATCGGGGCGCATGCCGGTGACGATCGCGCCACGCCCGGTGCCGCTCTTCACCGGCTGGGTCACGCCTCCCAGCCAGGCGACTTTCGTGCAGAAATCGTTGTCGCCGATCATGTGGGTGTAGTTCAGCTGGCCGTAGGCGCGGCCGGCGTCATAGTCCAGCTGGTATTCCACGCCCTTGAAGCGGGTACTGCTGAGGTCGTTGACGTAAGCGCTGTTGCCGATGCCGGGCGAACCGTAGCCGGGGGGCTGCACGCCCATGGCCATATAGATGAAGTCGTCGACCCGGGTATCGAAGTAGGCCACCTTGATTCCCAGGCGGTCATCGTTGAACCAGAGGTTTTCCTTGAAGACGTTGACCCCCGCTTCCCAGGTGGTGGAGCGCTCCGGCTTGAGAAACGGGTTGGGGAAGGTGCTCTCCGAGCCGCCGCCGTGGGGCCGGCCGCTGATCATGGTTTCGGTCACCGCCGGGGGCCGCCAGCCCTTGCCATAGCTGGCGAACAGTTGCAGCCACTCGACCCCGGGCTTGAGCGACAGGCCGAAGGTCGGCGAGAAGCGCCCTTCCTGGCTGTCGATGTCGTAGGCCACGGGCAC
This genomic stretch from Pseudomonas sp. Os17 harbors:
- a CDS encoding heme acquisition protein HasA, which codes for MSISISYSATYGGNTVAQYLTDWSAYFGDVNHRPGEVVDGTNTGGFNPGPFDGTQYAIKSTASDAAFVADGNLHYTLFSNPSHTLWGSVDTISLGDTLAGGAGSNYHLVSQEVSFSNLGLDSLKEEGRAGEVHKVVYGLMSGDSSALAGEIDALLKAIDPSLSLNSTFDDLAAAGVAHATPAAAVATDISLVGVPGMALDWALAA